From one Sardina pilchardus chromosome 6, fSarPil1.1, whole genome shotgun sequence genomic stretch:
- the LOC134083346 gene encoding green-sensitive opsin-3-like: MNGFEGDNYYIPMSNRTGLVRNPFEYEQYYLGDPWQYKFLAFYMFCLICTGFPINGMTLLVTALHKKLRQPLNYILVNLAVAGMIMVLFGFTITITSAVNGYFYFGPMGCAVEGFMATLGGEVALWSLVVLAVERYIVVCKPMGSFKFSDTHALAGIAFTWVMAMSCAAPPLVGWSRYIPEGLQCSCGPDYYTLNEKYNNESYVIYMFVVHFFLPVIVIVFTYGSLVCTVKAAAAAQQESASTQKAEREVTRMCVLMVVGFLVAWTPYATVAAWIFFNKGAPFTAQFMAIPAFFSKSSSIFNPCIYVLLNKQFRSCMLSTVFGKAMEDETSVSTSKTEVSSVGPA; this comes from the exons ATGAATGGATTTGAGGGTGACAACTACTACATACCTATGTCCAACCGGACAGGGTTGGTGAGGAATCCTTTTGAATACGAGCAGTACTACCTCGGGGATCCTTGGCAATACAAGTTTCTTGCTTTCTACATGTTCTGCCTCATCTGCACTGGCTTCCCCATCAATGGCATGACTCTTCTGGTCACAGCGCTGCACAAGAAACTTCGACAACCTCTTAACTATATTCTGGTTAACCTCGCTGTGGCTGGTATGATCATGGTACTCTTTGGTTTCACGATTACCATCACTTCTGCAGTAAATGGCTATTTCTATTTTGGACCCATGGGCTGTGCTGTGGAGGGCTTCATGGCAACCCTAGGAG GTGAAGTAGCTCTTTGGTCACTGGTGGTTCTTGCTGTCGAAAGATACATTGTTGTGTGCAAGCCTATGGGAAGCTTCAAATTCTCTGACACTCATGCCCTGGCGGGAATAGCATTCACCTGGGTCATGGCTATGTCCTGTGCGGCCCCCCCACTGGTTGGCTGGTCAAG GTACATCCCTGAGGGCCTGCAGTGCTCCTGTGGACCAGACTACTACACCTTGAACGAAAAGTACAACAATGAGTCATATGTCATCTACATGTTTGTTGTTCACTTCTTCCTCCCTGTCATTGTCATCGTCTTCACTTATGGCAGCCTCGTGTGCACAGTCAAGGCG GCTGCAGCAGCGCAACAGGAATCAGCTTCCACACAGAAGGCTGAGAGGGAGGTGACACGGATGTGCGTCCTGATGGTGGTTGGCTTCCTGGTAGCTTGGACACCTTATGCCACTGTGGCAGCCTGGATCTTTTTCAATAAGGGAGCTCCTTTCACTGCCCAGTTCATGGCCATCCCTGCCTTCTTCTCCAAGAGCTCATCAATATTCAACCCTTGCATCTATGTACTTTTGAACAAGCAG ttcCGAAGCTGCATGCTCTCTACCGTCTTTGGGAAAGCTATGGAGGATGAGACCTCTGTTTCGACCAGCAAGACAGAAGTATCCAGTGTGGGCCCAGCATAA